One genomic window of Quercus robur chromosome 6, dhQueRobu3.1, whole genome shotgun sequence includes the following:
- the LOC126733390 gene encoding uncharacterized protein LOC126733390 isoform X1, whose translation MCLLFSWANCFCFRCMFFIILIWEPSPLLIFKVSVPYLLFRYFLMSPQHYHFMLNEMYKILGSRMDCHVTDNHLNYRKYALASRQKDIFCSWPFPEKYLKICFKHGISNVLPPLEPGDSVIQSLRRDVMFKSSKQDNKKADSIDNKAPDFAEQEKLIKDECDSYSNEAISEVSSQECPLFPSSNSDKLEENNSNIASDFMVPRFKPSTTMHSLHPHDDQNGKLQISSKRMRHKRKRHKGKHKKRSMVDILAVAKHCSSEELYRINQILGCASEKAPKHGGEGNGGMANIENNCESELTDDCLDKELQKDDCAAKKINMLSKKRWLVKFKFSGSKSNS comes from the coding sequence ATGTGTTTACTCTTTTCATGGGCAAATTGTTTTTGCTTTAGATGCATGTTCTTTATAATTCTGATATGGGAACCTTCTCCTTTACTAATTTTTAAGGTTTCAGTTCCTTATCTCCTCTTTCGTTACTTCTTGATGTCACCCCAACATTATCATTTTAtgttaaatgaaatgtataAAATTCTTGGTTCAAGAATGGACTGCCATGTTACTGATAACCATCTCAATTACAGAAAGTATGCTCTTGCTTCTCGTCAAAAAGATATCTTTTGTAGTTGGCCATTTCCAGAGAAATATTTGAAAATCTGTTTCAAGCATGGTATCAGCAATGTGTTGCCGCCCCTTGAACCTGGCGATTCAGTTATTCAGTCACTCAGAAGAGATGTTATGTTTAAGTCTTCCAAACAAGATAACAAAAAGGCTGATTCCATTGACAATAAAGCACCAGATTTTGCCGAGCAGGAGAAGCTTATTAAAGATGAGTGTGATTCATACTCTAATGAAGCTATATCAGAAGTTTCCAGCCAGGAATGCCCTTTATTTCCTTCTAGCAATAGTGATAAGCTCGAAGAAAACAATTCCAATATTGCTTCTGATTTCATGGTTCCTAGATTTAAACCTTCAACTACAATGCATAGTTTGCACCCCCATGATGATCAGAATGGTAAATTACAGATTTCCTCCAAGAGAATGAGGCATAAGCGAAAAAGACATAAGGGGAAGCACAAGAAGCGGTCAATGGTGGATATTTTAGCAGTAGCGAAGCATTGTTCTTCGGAGGAACTCTATAGAATTAACCAAATATTGGGCTGTGCTTCAGAAAAAGCTCCTAAGCATGGGGGTGAAGGAAATGGAGGAATGGCCAATATTGAGAATAATTGTGAATCTGAATTAACAGATGACTGCTTGGACAAGGAGCTTCAAAAAGATGATTGTGcggcaaaaaaaataaatatgttgaGCAAAAAACGATGGTTAGTAAAGTTCAAGTTCAGCGGAAGCAAATCCAATTCATGA
- the LOC126733389 gene encoding uncharacterized protein LOC126733389 yields the protein MKKPMSFNGLSQIQQSQPATNSLTLESLESSVHNLMKSWYRRQRWELIFFNSTQQDQDLNRAPWRTQLAKFLESTSVRIIAILLLLLDLIFTILELSSSLLSCPPNTNKQIQKVWYHWVGIAILSMLSARIVALAVGLGRSFFRRPGYVVDSVVLMVALVLEAFLEGRGGGLLVVVSLWRVVRVVESAFELSDEAIEAQIKVIVSQFEAVREENRKLSETIAEKDKMIEKLREEVDQCTYVDMLEMVPAASLTY from the exons ATGAAAAAGCCTATGTCCTTCAATGGATTATCTCAAATCCAACAATCACAACCTGCCACCAACTCATTAACCTTAGAATCCCTTGAATCCTCGGTGCATAATCTCATGAAAAGCTGGTACAGAAGGCAAAGATGGGAGCTCATCTTCTTTAACTCCACACAGCAAGACCAGGACCTGAATAGAGCACCATGGAGAACCCAGTTGGCCAAATTTCTAGAATCCACCTCAGTTCGTATTATTGCCATTCTACTGCTTCTTCTGGACCTTATCTTCACTATCCTTGAACTTTCTTCCTCTCTACTTTCATGTCCTCCAAACACGAACAAGCAGATACAGAAAGTTTGGTACCATTGGGTAGGGATTGCCATCTTGAGCATGCTTTCAGCGAGGATAGTTGCTTTAGCCGTGGGATTAGGCAGATCATTCTTTAGGCGACCGGGTTATGTAGTTGACAGTGTA GTTCTTATGGTGGCATTGGTTTTGGAAGCTTTCTTGGAGGGAAGGGGAGGCGGGTTGCTTGTTGTAGTGAGTCTGTGGCGTGTTGTCAGGGTTGTAGAGAGTGCCTTCGAGCTAAGCGACGAGGCCATTGAAGCACAGATTAAAGTGATAGTATCCCAGTTTGAAGCGGTGCGAGAAGAGAATAGGAAACTCTCGGAGACCATTGCTGAGAAGGATAAGATGATAGAGAAGCTCAGGGAAGAAGTGGATCAATGTACATACGTAGACATGCTTGAGATGGTTCCAGCTGCCTCCTTAACTTACTAG
- the LOC126733390 gene encoding uncharacterized protein LOC126733390 isoform X2, protein MLSQQQNPPGVSLSLQQQMNPNHDCIQTDIKSFSIRKYALASRQKDIFCSWPFPEKYLKICFKHGISNVLPPLEPGDSVIQSLRRDVMFKSSKQDNKKADSIDNKAPDFAEQEKLIKDECDSYSNEAISEVSSQECPLFPSSNSDKLEENNSNIASDFMVPRFKPSTTMHSLHPHDDQNGKLQISSKRMRHKRKRHKGKHKKRSMVDILAVAKHCSSEELYRINQILGCASEKAPKHGGEGNGGMANIENNCESELTDDCLDKELQKDDCAAKKINMLSKKRWLVKFKFSGSKSNS, encoded by the exons ATGCTGTCTCAGCAGCAAAACCCACCTGGGGTTTCGCTTTCTCTGCAGCAACAAATGAATCCCAACCACGATTGCATCCAAACAGATATCAAGTCCTTCTCCATAAG AAAGTATGCTCTTGCTTCTCGTCAAAAAGATATCTTTTGTAGTTGGCCATTTCCAGAGAAATATTTGAAAATCTGTTTCAAGCATGGTATCAGCAATGTGTTGCCGCCCCTTGAACCTGGCGATTCAGTTATTCAGTCACTCAGAAGAGATGTTATGTTTAAGTCTTCCAAACAAGATAACAAAAAGGCTGATTCCATTGACAATAAAGCACCAGATTTTGCCGAGCAGGAGAAGCTTATTAAAGATGAGTGTGATTCATACTCTAATGAAGCTATATCAGAAGTTTCCAGCCAGGAATGCCCTTTATTTCCTTCTAGCAATAGTGATAAGCTCGAAGAAAACAATTCCAATATTGCTTCTGATTTCATGGTTCCTAGATTTAAACCTTCAACTACAATGCATAGTTTGCACCCCCATGATGATCAGAATGGTAAATTACAGATTTCCTCCAAGAGAATGAGGCATAAGCGAAAAAGACATAAGGGGAAGCACAAGAAGCGGTCAATGGTGGATATTTTAGCAGTAGCGAAGCATTGTTCTTCGGAGGAACTCTATAGAATTAACCAAATATTGGGCTGTGCTTCAGAAAAAGCTCCTAAGCATGGGGGTGAAGGAAATGGAGGAATGGCCAATATTGAGAATAATTGTGAATCTGAATTAACAGATGACTGCTTGGACAAGGAGCTTCAAAAAGATGATTGTGcggcaaaaaaaataaatatgttgaGCAAAAAACGATGGTTAGTAAAGTTCAAGTTCAGCGGAAGCAAATCCAATTCATGA